In the genome of Spirochaetia bacterium, one region contains:
- a CDS encoding polysaccharide biosynthesis protein, which translates to MKQSQSNKDCADKVVHRHQSRRGRIVILMLLDIAVFLFVWIASQFLVYGNLGKITAGCCLVIVLQMLAQVIFGLYRVRLIDSSLELAVRALGLMLASCIGFIIAFWGQLFELANFRLFACYTILSYSGTLGYRVLYRYLVYRVRQRNCEGSGFGDEEGDHRRRVALVYGAGEIGKMLASQATKGKLNYNIVGFIDDDEVKSRTLILNRPVLGTVDQIEDILVRRKIDTLIIAITELSAEHLQQAVAAANATGAEVKIVPSLFELENNQKQKSVDLRTINYQDLLGRKLIEIDRKPIREMIEGKVVLVTGACGSIGSEICRQVKSYGPKQLLLLDIDESGLHDSVLRLLDYKHEWSDEVFPILCDIKNGAKVQAIMAKYHPDIVFHAAAYKHVPMVQLYPEEGIRTNIGGSYNVLKAAKDNRVKKVVVISTDKAVNPTNVMGATKRVVELEAAMLSSPETEMVCVRFGNVIGSRGSMLPLFLEEIRAGVPITVTDKKIIRYFMAIPEAVSLVFLAGSLGKGGEVMVLDMGQPVNIYEFAKRLIAMYGNPQEDKIVITGLRPGEKMYEELLANKDNTIPTQNKLIFKAKVSGSLSKETFMDRLHKIETTDSETLKTWVKETVPEFREG; encoded by the coding sequence ATGAAGCAATCACAGTCAAACAAGGATTGTGCTGACAAAGTAGTACATAGACACCAGTCCCGAAGAGGGCGTATTGTCATTTTGATGCTGTTGGATATTGCGGTGTTCCTGTTTGTCTGGATAGCATCACAGTTTCTGGTATATGGGAATTTGGGTAAGATTACTGCAGGTTGTTGCTTGGTTATTGTACTGCAGATGCTTGCACAAGTGATATTCGGCCTGTATCGGGTACGGCTTATTGACAGTTCACTGGAACTTGCTGTACGGGCTCTTGGGCTTATGCTAGCTTCTTGTATTGGCTTTATCATTGCATTTTGGGGTCAACTGTTTGAACTGGCGAATTTCCGTTTGTTCGCTTGTTATACCATACTTTCTTATAGCGGTACGCTTGGTTACAGGGTGTTATATCGCTACTTGGTGTATCGTGTTCGCCAGAGAAACTGTGAAGGTTCTGGATTTGGTGATGAAGAAGGTGACCATCGAAGGCGTGTTGCGCTTGTCTATGGTGCTGGTGAAATTGGTAAGATGCTTGCTTCCCAAGCTACAAAGGGCAAGCTTAATTATAATATTGTCGGATTCATTGACGATGATGAGGTCAAAAGCCGTACATTGATTCTCAATCGTCCTGTACTTGGTACAGTTGACCAGATTGAAGACATCTTGGTCAGACGTAAGATAGATACCCTGATCATAGCTATTACTGAGCTTTCTGCAGAGCATCTGCAGCAGGCTGTAGCTGCTGCAAATGCGACAGGGGCTGAGGTCAAGATTGTACCAAGTCTCTTCGAGCTGGAAAACAACCAGAAACAAAAAAGTGTTGATCTCAGGACGATCAACTACCAGGATCTGTTGGGCAGGAAGCTGATTGAGATTGATAGGAAGCCGATCAGGGAGATGATCGAAGGCAAGGTGGTTCTGGTAACCGGTGCCTGTGGTTCCATTGGTTCCGAGATCTGCCGTCAGGTGAAGAGCTATGGTCCCAAGCAACTGCTATTGCTTGATATTGATGAGTCTGGACTTCATGACAGTGTATTGAGACTTTTGGATTACAAGCATGAATGGTCTGATGAAGTGTTTCCGATCCTGTGTGATATCAAGAACGGGGCGAAGGTACAGGCTATCATGGCCAAGTACCATCCTGATATTGTATTCCATGCTGCAGCTTACAAGCATGTACCGATGGTACAGCTCTACCCTGAGGAGGGTATCAGAACAAACATCGGAGGTTCCTACAATGTGCTGAAGGCTGCCAAGGACAACAGGGTCAAGAAGGTCGTAGTGATCAGTACGGACAAGGCTGTCAATCCTACGAATGTCATGGGAGCTACCAAAAGGGTGGTTGAGCTTGAGGCTGCCATGCTGAGTTCTCCTGAGACAGAGATGGTCTGTGTAAGATTTGGCAATGTCATTGGAAGCCGAGGTAGCATGTTGCCTCTTTTCCTTGAGGAGATTCGTGCTGGAGTGCCCATTACCGTAACAGATAAGAAGATTATCAGATACTTCATGGCCATTCCTGAAGCTGTAAGTCTTGTGTTCCTTGCTGGCTCTTTAGGTAAAGGTGGAGAGGTCATGGTCTTGGATATGGGGCAGCCTGTCAACATCTATGAATTTGCCAAGCGTCTGATTGCGATGTATGGTAATCCACAGGAAGACAAGATAGTCATTACAGGCCTCAGGCCTGGAGAAAAGATGTATGAGGAACTTCTGGCAAATAAAGACAATACTATTCCAACCCAGAACAAACTTATATTCAAAGCAAAAGTAAGTGGTAGCCTGAGCAAAGAAACCTTTATGGACAGACTCCATAAAATAGAAACCACAGATTCAGAAACTCTTAAGACTTGGGTGAAAGAAACAGTGCCGGAGTTTAGGGAAGGATAA